The Shewanella pealeana ATCC 700345 genome contains the following window.
AAAGTGGTATCCTTAGCCGGTGGTTATAAAGCGTGGCTTGAGCGACAATTGCCGATAGAAAATGACTAAGCTTGCCTGTATTCGTCGATAACTAAGGCTACGGGTCGCTAGTCGGTTAATATCGTTATTATTCGAAAAGGTGTAACTGCTCAATGCAATATTTTCCGCTGTTTGTTGATACCCATTCACTTAAGGTGCTTGTTGTTGGCGCGGGTGATGTTGCCAGCCGCAAGCTCGACTTGCTTAGTCGCACAGAGGCGAGTATTCATGTCATCGCTGTCGATATTTGCCCTGATACGCTCAATTATGTAAAGCAGAGTCGTATTACTCTTGAGCAGCGAGCCGTGAGTGACACAGATATTCAGGGGTATGATCTCGTTTATCTCTGCACTGCGGATAAGCGCCTTAATGAGCGCTTAGCTGGTATCGCCAAAGAGCAGGGAGTTTGGGCAAATGTGGTCGATAATCCAAAGTACTGCCGTTTTATTACCCCTTCAATAGTCGATAGAGGCCGCTTACAGATTGCGATCAGTACAGCGGGCGCGGCCCCTGTTTATGCTCGCGAACTCAGGGCTCGACTTGAATCTTGGTTACCACAGTCTATAACGCCGCTCTTCGATTTTATTGCTGAGCGTCGTCAAGAGGTTCAGCAGCGGTTACCCGTGTTTAAACACAGAAGGGTGTTTTGGGAGCAGTTTTTCAGCCGTAATGACTCTCGGTTTGATGAGAATACACAAAGCCACTATGACGCCAGTTTTCTAATGCAAAAACAGAACGGTGAGCTGCTGTTAATTGATTCATCAACCGCAGTCGATTTACTCCCTATTGGCGCCATGCCTTATCTACAAAAAATTGAAGTAACTTATTCACGGTTAGCCATTCCCTTTGAACTTAATGAGTTATTAAGAAGGGATGCAAGCTTTAGTGATTGTTTTGATGAGGCGACTATAGCCCAGCAATTAGCAGAAGGAGAGTCATGCCTAGTGTACGGTGAGCTTGATGATATAACTTATCTCGCTAAGCGATTCCCAAAGGCCAAATATCTACAAGCTGGTAGCTTCTAGCTCATACCAATCAGTATAAAGATTTGGTCGCTCAGCGAGAGTTTAGCGGCACTGAGACAAGGTCATTAAATACTCCTCGGTAACTGCTCCTGCGTTACTCTACCTCCTATATCCATATAGTCGTGCATTAATGACATTCACACATCAGACCTCCAAGGATGGAGGAAATGTCTTATGTATGTCGGGAACATACAAGACCATGTGGTTTGCAACGAGTGAAGAGCATAGTGAAACTAGGTTTAAGCTCCCTTTTATTCCTTAAGAGTCGCAGTATCAGAGCCGCTAAAACTCGCCATTCTGGAACGTTTTTGGCTGCCTACTTCTGCGTTGAACAACTTCACAAGGGAGCAACCATTCTTTCAGTTATTCGCCTTGAATTAGTTTGTCAAAAACGTTCTGAGTAGATCAACTTCTTATACTGATTGGTATCATACTAACCAGTCGATTTACTTTTTAGTGACGTGATTATGTGTTGCGCCACTAAATTGAGGTAAACTTGGCGCAAATCCTCTTGTGAAAAACACTAATGGCTAAGAAAGCTACCGTATACAAAATCGCAATCCAAATCGCAGATATGGATCGTGGCTATTATCAAGATCATCAATTAACGGTTGCTCAGCACCCATCAGAAACCGATGAACGTATGATGGTGAGACTCCTTGCTTTTGCCATGAATGCCAGTGATTCTCTGACGTTTAGTAAAGGACTTTGCGTCGATGATGAACCCGAGCTTTGGGATAAATCGTTATCAGATGAAATTAACCTCTGGGTTGAATTCGGTCAAAGTGATGAGAAATGGCTGCGTAAAGCGTGCGGTCGTGCCAAACAAGTGCAATTGATCACTTATGGTGGTCGCAGCGTACCGATTTGGTGGAAGCAAAATGAAGCTGCACTTGAGCGTTATGACAATTTAACGATTTGGAATATTCCAGAAGACGCAGTTAAAGCCATGGGGCAGCTGGTCGGTCGCAATATGTCTTTGCAGTTTAATATCTGTGAAGGGCAGATCTGGATCTCAGATAACGACAATAGTGTATTAGTTGAGCCTGAGCTACTAAAAGGCGATAAATAGCGTTTTGGTAATGGTTTTGTATAGGCCGCAACTTTAACACGTAAAAAAAGCCAGTCATTAGACTGGCTTTTTTGTTTGTGTAAAACCTAGCAGGTTATGACTCTTCAGCTACGGCTTCAATTTCGCCTTTGCCTTTGGTCCTAATCATCACCAAACCTGTGATCACTAAGGTCGATACGATACCCGCAATTGTCGATAACATTATTGGTAGACCAGCGCCAAGAGTTGGAGAGCTAAGCATAAAGCTAATCACAACTGTGGTCATAAACATGGCTGGAATCGTACAGATCCAGTGGAACTTGTTTAGACGCAGTAGGTAAGCAGACGCAGTCCATAACATCATTACAGCAGTCGCTTGGTTTGCCACGCCGAAGTAGCGCCAAATTACACCAAAGTCTACTTGAGTTAATACTGCGCCAGCTGCAAACAGTGGAATAGCAAACATCAAACGCTTTGGTAGCTCAGTTTGTGGCATTTTGAAGAATTCAGCTAAAATCAAACGCGCACTACGGAAAGCCGTGTCGCCAGAGGTAATTGGCAATACGATTACACCTAATACCGCCAGGAAACCACCTACAGCGCCTAGAAGACCAGTAGATGCTTCATAAACCACGTTTGCAGGGTTACCCGCCATACCTGCGTTTAGACCTTCAACACCGCCAAAGAACGATAATGCAATAGCACACCAGATAAGCGCGATAATACCTTCACCAATCATTGCACCAAAGAACACAAAGCGGCCATTTGATTCATTTTCAACACAACGTGCCATCAACGGTGACTGAGTTGCATGGAAGCCTGAAATCGCACCACAAGCAATAGTGATGAATAGCGCTGGCCATAGTGGCATGTCATTCGGGTTAAGGTTTGTTAGGAAGTCGCCGATTTCAACGCCAGGCAATAAGCTGTGCTCACTAGAGACGATTAATGCGATGGTTAAACCAACCGACATAAACACTAATAATGCACCGAAGAACGGGTAGAGGCGGCCAATAATCTTGTCTACAGGTACGATAGTCGCAATTAAATAATAGAAGAAGATAATGCCAACGAAAATGCTCAAATCCCAACCTGTTAGCTTAGCTAAAAGGCCCGCTGGAGCAGAGATAAATACCACACCAACTAACAGCAGTAAGATAATAGCAAACACGTTCATAAAGTGCTTAGCGCCTTTACCTAAGTATTTACCAGCAAGACTTGGCACTGACTCGCCGTTGTTGCGAACCGACAACATACCAGAGAAGTAGTCGTGGACAGCACCTGCGAAGATACAACCTAGTACGATCCATAGCATGGCCGCTGGGCCATAAAGTGCACCAAGGATTGGACCAAAGATTGGGCCCACACCTGCGATGTTGAGTAGCTGAATTAAGTACACTTTACCTTTTGACATAGGAACGTAATCGACGCCGTCTGTCTTTGTAAAAGCGGGGGTTTGGCGCTTGGCATTGATGCCGAAAACTTTTTCTACAAATGCACCATAAATAAAGTAGCCACCGATCAACAGACCGACACAAAGGAAAAACCACGACATAATAAATAACTCTCCAAACTTAGAATGTTCGGGAGTGTAAACGTATTTATTTAACGGGAAAGTGGCAAATGGCTAAGCGGTCAAATAGCTAAGGTCAGCGGTTATATGCTGTCCTTAGCGGTTGAACTTTTTAGAGCTGTTGGGACGTCAGTTTATGGGGCCCCAGCCTATTGAAACCCAAATAGCTGCTTTAGTTGTTTTAAGTAACGTCTAGAAACTGGAACCTTAGCGCCTGAGCGGGTTGTCACCTCTGCGCCTCCATCTTGAATTTCAATTTCAGCAATGGCAGCTGGGGCAATTAAGTACTGCCTGTGACAATAGATAAGTGTTGTTTTTTCTGCTAGCACTCTTAATGTCATATGAGTGTGCACTAATTCACTGTCCGTCGCCACATGTACACCACTTACATCGCTATAGACATATTGCACGGCTTCAGTTGCTATAACCTTTAATTTGTTACCACAGAAGCAGGGAATATGTGCCAGATTTACTGCCGTAATAGGTGTTAATATCTTCGGGGTTAAGTCTTTGCGCAGTCTGGCTATCGTGCTGGCAAAGCGCGCGTCATCAATAGGTTTTAATAGGTAATCAAAAGCCTGTTTTTCAAATGCTGTAATTGCATATTCATCAAACGCTGTGATAAACACTATGCGTGGTAAGTGCTCGGGATCTAGCATCGCGGCGAGTTCAAGTCCCGATATCTTCGGCATCTGAATATCTAAGAAAATAAGCTGAGGCTTTAACTTGGTAATCGCTTGTATCGCCTCTACCGCATTACTGCATTGGGCCAGAACTTCGAAATCGGGTTCGTTCTCAAGTAAGATTGCAATCTCATCTCTGGCATAAGGTTCATCGTCAATAATGATGCAGCTAATCAAGGTTTAATTTCCCGTTATTGGTAGGTGGATACTGATTGTCGTGTAGCGGTTAGGCTCACAATCTATAGCTATGCCGAACTGCTGACCAAACATATTTTGAATACGCTTATCGACAATATTCATGCCTAAGCCTTCGCTGTTCGTTGTTGGCTTATATAGGCCTGCATTATCAGTGACTGATAGAAGTAAAGTCTCATCGGCTAGTTGCTCACCTTTAACTGTGATCACACCAGAGCTTAGCATGTTCGAGGTGCCGTGTTTGACCGCATTCTCAATAATGGGTTGCAGGGTGAAGGCCGGAAGCTTGCTGTGCAATAGCGACTCTGGAATATCGATATGGACCGTTAGCTTATCAATAAAGCGGGCTTTCTCAATCGTCAGGTATGAATCTATGTGTTCTAACTCATCGGCGAGTGTGACTAGGCCTGTGGTGCGCTTTAAATTGATCCTTAAAAACTGCGATAAATTTTGAATAAGCTGGCGCGCGGTGTTGGGATCTCGGCGAATAATGGCCGCAATAGTGTTTAAGGCATTAAACAGAAAATGCGGGTTAACTTGGGCTTGCAGGAGCTTTAGCTCTGCTTGAGTAAGTAAGTTTTGTTGAGCGGCAAATCGGCCATAGAGGATCTGATTCGACAATAGGCGGCCCAGGCCTTCGCCTAAGGTACGGTTAATATTCAAAAATAGCTTTTTCTTGGGCTCGTATAGTTTAATAGTACCTATCACCTCAGCGTCGGATCGCAGGGGGATAACTAAACTTGATCCTAGCTGACAATTGCCTGAAATTGAGCAGGCGTAGGGCATGTTGACCCCATCGGCGAACATGACTCTGTCTTGCTCAATGGCATCTTGGGTGATTTTGGATGAGATCGGTGTGCCGGCGATATGGTGGTCGTCGCCAATACCAATAAAGGCGAGTAGCTTTTCAGTGTCGGTTATTGCCACTGCACCGACTTGGGTCTCTTCTTTGACTATCCGCGCGACTTGTTTGCTGGTTTCTTCGTTAAAGCCCGTCGATAAAATGCCCACGCTGCGCTCTGCAATCCTTAATGACTGAGTCGAAAATACCGATGACATCTTGTCATACATGGCTTTTTGATCGCGAATGATACTCATAAATAGCGCCGCGCCGATAGAGTTAATGACTAGCATAGGTAGAGCAATTTGCTCTACAAGGACCCAGGCATCACCGAACGGTTTAGCGACAGTTAGAATAATTAGCATCTGCATGACTTCGGCGGCAAAGGTAACCATGCAGACCATTAATGGCGAGTAGATCAGCTCTTGTTGGCCGATTCGGCGTAGGTAATAGCTCACCATGCCCGCAGATAAGCCTTCAAGGGTTGTCGATATAGCGCAGGCCAAATCGGTAAAGCCGCCCATGCTATAGCGGTGCAGCCCACCGGTTAATCCAACTAAAAATCCAGTGACAGGCCCTCCGAGTAACCCACCGAGTACAGCCCCCATAGCCCGAGTATTGGCAATAGCATCATTGGTCTGCTCACCAAAGTAGGTCGCCATGATACAAAAGCTAGAGAAGATGAAGTAGATATAAACTTTATGGGGCAGACGGGTCGCAGCTTCGGTAAAGACTTTAAAGAGTGGTGTTTTACTAACAAGGTAGACAATCACCATGTAGAGGCTCATCTGTTGTGTTAGTAATAATATTAGGGACATGGAAGACTCACTTTAGAAGAGTGGCTTAGCACAAGCTTAATCAAATGCTTAATATAGTGCGCATCTAGGCTAGTTTCCTACAAAAAATTATGGATAATGACGCGACTGCTAAGCAGATCAAAGTTTTGAGCCTATGGATAGCGTATAAAGTTGCTTAAAATATACAGCTTATTAATAGAGGCAATATGTCAGATTCGATTCATGGTCATCAGGTAATGGAACTTATGCTTGCGCACGGGCAATCTCTAACTAAAGAGGCGCTCAAATCGCTTATGCATAAAGAATTTGGTGAGCAGGCGCGTTTTCACACTTGTTCCGCAAAAGAGATGGATGCCGATGAGTTGATTGCTTTTCTAGAGAAGAAAGGTAAGTTTATTCACTCCGAAGACGGTATCGAAACGGCTGCAGATAGAATTTGCAGTCACTAGTTATACTGATTGGAATTATTGAATACAGTAAAAATAAAGCCTGCATCTGCAGGCTTTATTTTTTATCATATTTATATGAGCTGAAGCGCAACATGGAAGCTAGACTCATTAAGGCGAGCGCAACGGCAGACTTGTCCTTTAACGGTATTTTCATTGTCTTGATTGGCGTTAAAGGTAATTGTCATTAAGGTTCCTAATGGCATGTTTTGTTGGCACTTTAATAGTGCCCCTCTTCGAGATAGGTCGATACAGATGGCTTTAGCAGGTTTGGTGATGGTATCTACATCACTCTGCACGGCAATAACAACTGATTCGCCTTCCATATCCACTCGTGCTGAGTTGCGTCTTTCTTCCCGATAGCTTTCCATACTGTTAGTCCCTTATTCGGTTTAGCGCCATAACTTCGTTCAACTTCTTACACTGACTGGTATTAGTTGATTGAAATAGCTTAAAGCTCTTAACAGGACAATAAAAGTTAAAATTACTCAGAGGAAGGATTAAAAAGACAATTTTGGTTATTTGAGTAGAAGTGGCGGAGCAGCAGGTAGTAAAAACGCCCGAAGTGAACACTTCGGGCGTAGTCGTTATAGATCGTCTTCTTTAGGGCGCGGATAAGGCAATTTCAGCTGCCCCCAACGGATCACTATCACCGTCGCGGCAAGTGTGAGAGTCGATAGCGATATCGCAATAATTCGCCAATCATCCATTGCCTTCATATCTAAGATTAAATATCGGGCCAGTGCGACGATGGCAATATAAAGTGGCATACGGATTGGCAGTTTGCCAGATTCAGCGTAATGCGACACCATTGCCAGTACTTCGAGGTAAATAAACAATAATAAGAGATCGGCTAGCGTAACAGCACCGACATCAAAAATGTGTTTAATCTCTTGGCCAATTGCTACAACAGTGGCAATTGCAATAATAATCAATACTAGATGTTCGATGGCTTTGATACTTGTAATGCCATATTTTCGATACATTTTATCCATGATGTTCCCTAATGCAGTCGTTTGATAAAGGGTACCAGTAAATTGAAGAATTGTGATGTTCGCTGTGTGACGTTATTCACAATTACGTTTGATAATTTCTCTTCAAGAAGCAAATATTCAATCATATAGAGGAATTTACACACGGCTAGCGATTGTTTTCAACCTTAATTAAGCATAGCAATAACTTGTAATACAGGGTGTTATTATATTTTTCACTGTAACAGCTTGAATAGAGGAGGGGGGCTCATACCAATCAGTATAAGAAGTTGAGCTACTCAGAGTGCTTTTTGGCAAACTAATTTAAGGTGAATGGACGACATAATGGTTGTTCCCTTATGAGTTCATTCAACGCAGAATTAGGCAGCCAAAAACACTCCTTACAGGCGAGTCTTAGCGGTTCTGATGCTGTGTTAACGAGCTTAAACGTAGAATAACTATGCTCTTCACTCGCTGCCTTGCCTCAGGACCGCTAAACTCTCGCTGAGCGATCAAATCTTTATACTGATTGGTATCATTAACAGACTCAGGATAACAGGCATAAAAAAACCGCCTATAAAGGCGGCTTTTGAATGTCTTAAGCAAATTAACGCTTAAGTGCTTCGCTCAATAATGGGCGGAATGACTTAACTAGTGCAGTTGTCGTCTTTGGAGTACCTGCAACTATGTTGCCTGAAACTAGGTAGTTGTGGTTACCTGTAAAGTCAGTAACGGTACCACCGGCTTCACGTACGATTAGGTCACCAGCAGCGATATCCCATGGCTTTAGACCGATTTCGAAGAAACCATCAACACGGCCAGCAGCAAGGTATGCTAGATCAAGTGCAGCTGAACCTGCACGGCGTACGTCAGCAGATTGAGTAAATGCAGTTGCGAACAACTTCATGTAAGTTTCAGTGTGCTGCTTAGCTTTGAATGGGAAACCTGTAGCTATGATTGTTTCGCTTAATTCTTTGTTCGCAACACGGATGCGGAAATCATTAAGCTTAGCGAATTTACCACGTACAGCAGAGAATAGTTCATCACGGATTGGGTCGTAAACAACAGCGACTTCAGTTTTGCCTTTGAATTGCATCGCAATTGAAACTGCAAAGTGAGGAATACCTCTAACGAAGTTATTAGTGCCATCCAGTGGGTCAACAATCCAAACGTAATCTTTATTTGTTCCTTTATTCTCGCCGCTTTCCTCACAAACGATTGTGTGGTCTGGGTAAGATTTACGGATCTGATACGTGATTGCAGCTTCAGCTTCCTTGTCTACGTTAGTGACGTAGTCGTTAACACCTTTTGAAGTAACTTCAACTCGGTCTAGTTCCGCATAGGCGCGCAGAATAGTTTGGCCGGCAGCGCGAGCAGCGCGCACAGCAATAGTATGCATTGGAAGCATTGCAAATCCCCTGGATGTAAAAGAACGGATATAAATTATCGGAGGCGGATTATACTCTATTTGACGGTTATATCAAATGCTGATTTTTGTATAAGCAAAATGAGTCGCCTGTGGTAACATCTTGTCACGTGTTTTCTCAAAAATTAAGTAGTTTCATGCTCAGCAATATTCGCGTCGTTCTTGTCGGTACTTCCCATCCAGGGAATATAGGTTCTACAGCCCGTGCTATGAAAACCATGGGGTTATCCACTTTATATTTGGCAGAGCCAAAGGTTGAGCCAGATGGCCACTCTATTGCGTTAGCCGCTGGTGCTTCAGATATTCTTAAACATGCTATTACCGTTAGCTCTGTAGAAGAAGCCATCG
Protein-coding sequences here:
- a CDS encoding phosphate-starvation-inducible protein PsiE — protein: MDKMYRKYGITSIKAIEHLVLIIIAIATVVAIGQEIKHIFDVGAVTLADLLLLFIYLEVLAMVSHYAESGKLPIRMPLYIAIVALARYLILDMKAMDDWRIIAISLSTLTLAATVIVIRWGQLKLPYPRPKEDDL
- a CDS encoding YecH family metal-binding protein encodes the protein MSDSIHGHQVMELMLAHGQSLTKEALKSLMHKEFGEQARFHTCSAKEMDADELIAFLEKKGKFIHSEDGIETAADRICSH
- a CDS encoding sensor histidine kinase, with translation MSLILLLTQQMSLYMVIVYLVSKTPLFKVFTEAATRLPHKVYIYFIFSSFCIMATYFGEQTNDAIANTRAMGAVLGGLLGGPVTGFLVGLTGGLHRYSMGGFTDLACAISTTLEGLSAGMVSYYLRRIGQQELIYSPLMVCMVTFAAEVMQMLIILTVAKPFGDAWVLVEQIALPMLVINSIGAALFMSIIRDQKAMYDKMSSVFSTQSLRIAERSVGILSTGFNEETSKQVARIVKEETQVGAVAITDTEKLLAFIGIGDDHHIAGTPISSKITQDAIEQDRVMFADGVNMPYACSISGNCQLGSSLVIPLRSDAEVIGTIKLYEPKKKLFLNINRTLGEGLGRLLSNQILYGRFAAQQNLLTQAELKLLQAQVNPHFLFNALNTIAAIIRRDPNTARQLIQNLSQFLRINLKRTTGLVTLADELEHIDSYLTIEKARFIDKLTVHIDIPESLLHSKLPAFTLQPIIENAVKHGTSNMLSSGVITVKGEQLADETLLLSVTDNAGLYKPTTNSEGLGMNIVDKRIQNMFGQQFGIAIDCEPNRYTTISIHLPITGN
- the btsR gene encoding two-component system response regulator BtsR, encoding MISCIIIDDEPYARDEIAILLENEPDFEVLAQCSNAVEAIQAITKLKPQLIFLDIQMPKISGLELAAMLDPEHLPRIVFITAFDEYAITAFEKQAFDYLLKPIDDARFASTIARLRKDLTPKILTPITAVNLAHIPCFCGNKLKVIATEAVQYVYSDVSGVHVATDSELVHTHMTLRVLAEKTTLIYCHRQYLIAPAAIAEIEIQDGGAEVTTRSGAKVPVSRRYLKQLKQLFGFQ
- a CDS encoding precorrin-2 dehydrogenase/sirohydrochlorin ferrochelatase family protein, with the translated sequence MQYFPLFVDTHSLKVLVVGAGDVASRKLDLLSRTEASIHVIAVDICPDTLNYVKQSRITLEQRAVSDTDIQGYDLVYLCTADKRLNERLAGIAKEQGVWANVVDNPKYCRFITPSIVDRGRLQIAISTAGAAPVYARELRARLESWLPQSITPLFDFIAERRQEVQQRLPVFKHRRVFWEQFFSRNDSRFDENTQSHYDASFLMQKQNGELLLIDSSTAVDLLPIGAMPYLQKIEVTYSRLAIPFELNELLRRDASFSDCFDEATIAQQLAEGESCLVYGELDDITYLAKRFPKAKYLQAGSF
- a CDS encoding PilZ domain-containing protein, which gives rise to MESYREERRNSARVDMEGESVVIAVQSDVDTITKPAKAICIDLSRRGALLKCQQNMPLGTLMTITFNANQDNENTVKGQVCRCARLNESSFHVALQLI
- a CDS encoding carbon starvation CstA family protein, which gives rise to MSWFFLCVGLLIGGYFIYGAFVEKVFGINAKRQTPAFTKTDGVDYVPMSKGKVYLIQLLNIAGVGPIFGPILGALYGPAAMLWIVLGCIFAGAVHDYFSGMLSVRNNGESVPSLAGKYLGKGAKHFMNVFAIILLLLVGVVFISAPAGLLAKLTGWDLSIFVGIIFFYYLIATIVPVDKIIGRLYPFFGALLVFMSVGLTIALIVSSEHSLLPGVEIGDFLTNLNPNDMPLWPALFITIACGAISGFHATQSPLMARCVENESNGRFVFFGAMIGEGIIALIWCAIALSFFGGVEGLNAGMAGNPANVVYEASTGLLGAVGGFLAVLGVIVLPITSGDTAFRSARLILAEFFKMPQTELPKRLMFAIPLFAAGAVLTQVDFGVIWRYFGVANQATAVMMLWTASAYLLRLNKFHWICTIPAMFMTTVVISFMLSSPTLGAGLPIMLSTIAGIVSTLVITGLVMIRTKGKGEIEAVAEES
- the suhB gene encoding inositol-1-monophosphatase: MLPMHTIAVRAARAAGQTILRAYAELDRVEVTSKGVNDYVTNVDKEAEAAITYQIRKSYPDHTIVCEESGENKGTNKDYVWIVDPLDGTNNFVRGIPHFAVSIAMQFKGKTEVAVVYDPIRDELFSAVRGKFAKLNDFRIRVANKELSETIIATGFPFKAKQHTETYMKLFATAFTQSADVRRAGSAALDLAYLAAGRVDGFFEIGLKPWDIAAGDLIVREAGGTVTDFTGNHNYLVSGNIVAGTPKTTTALVKSFRPLLSEALKR
- a CDS encoding YaeQ family protein; the encoded protein is MAKKATVYKIAIQIADMDRGYYQDHQLTVAQHPSETDERMMVRLLAFAMNASDSLTFSKGLCVDDEPELWDKSLSDEINLWVEFGQSDEKWLRKACGRAKQVQLITYGGRSVPIWWKQNEAALERYDNLTIWNIPEDAVKAMGQLVGRNMSLQFNICEGQIWISDNDNSVLVEPELLKGDK